The following are encoded together in the Tripterygium wilfordii isolate XIE 37 chromosome 3, ASM1340144v1, whole genome shotgun sequence genome:
- the LOC119995155 gene encoding actin-depolymerizing factor 2-like: MANAASGMAVHDDCKLKFLELKTKRTYRFVVYKIEEKQKQVVVEKLGEPTQGYEDFAASLPADECRYAVYDFDFFTEENVPKSRIFFVAWSPDTSRVRSKMIYASSKDRFRRELDGIQIELQATDPSEMGLDVFKSRAN, translated from the exons ATG GCCAATGCAGCGTCTGGTATGGCAGTCCATGATGACTGCAAGTTGAAGTTTTTGGAGCTTAAGACGAAAAGAACATACCGCTTCGTAGTATACAAGATCGAGGAGAAGCAAAAGCAGGTTGTTGTGGAGAAGCTTGGTGAGCCTACCCAAGGCTACGAGGATTTCGCTGCAAGCCTTCCTGCTGATGAGTGTCGTTATGCTGTTTACGACTTTGATTTTTTTACTGAAGAGAATGTCCCAAAAAGCAGGATTTTCTTCGTTGCATG GTCACCTGACACCTCAAGGGTGAGAAGCAAGATGATTTATGCAAGTTCCAAGGATCGATTTAGGAGAGAGCTTGATGGAATTCAGATAGAGTTGCAAGCCACTGATCCAAGTGAGATGGGTCTTGATGTCTTCAAAAGCCGTGCCAACTGA
- the LOC119995154 gene encoding transcription factor TGAL1-like: MADASPITDISTDGDTDEKNQRFDRNQSSALVASDSSDRSKDKLDQKSLRRLAQNREAARKSRLRKKAYVQQLESSRLKLTQLEQELQRARQQGIFISSSGDQAHSMSGNGAMAFDVEYARWLDDHNRQISELRAAVNSHAGDAELRIIVDNVLAHYDEIFKLKSNAAKADVFHLLSGMWKTPAERCFLWLGGFRSSEVLKLLMNQLEPLTEQQLLSVTNLQQSSQQAEDALSQGMEALQQSLAETLSSGSPGSSGSSGNVANYMGQMAMAMGKLGTLEGFIRQADNLRQQTLQQLHRILTTHQSARALLAIHDYFSRLRALSSLWLARPRE, encoded by the exons ATGGCTGATGCTAGTCCAATAACTGACATCTCTACCGATGGAGACACGGATGAGAAAAATCAAAGG TTTGATAGAAATCAATCTAGTGCTCTTGTGGCTTCTGATTCTAGTGACCGATCAAAGGATAAATTGGATCAGAAG TCTCTTCGTAGGCTTGCTCAGAATCGGGAGGCTGCTCGGAAAAGTCGATTGCGGAAGAAG GCATATGTGCAACAGCTTGAGAGCAGCCGTTTGAAGCTGACTCAACTGGAGCAGGAACTCCAGCGTGCTCGGCAGCAG GGAATCTTCATTTCAAGCTCAGGAGACCAAGCACATTCAATGAGTGGAAATG GGGCCATGGCATTCGATGTAGAATATGCACGTTGGCTGGACGATCATAATCGACAAATTAGTGAATTGAGAGCTGCGGTGAATTCTCATGCGGGTGATGCAGAACTTCGTATTATTGTCGATAACGTGCTGGCGCACTATGATGAAATTTTTAAGCTGAAGAGCAATGCTGCCAAAGCTGATGTTTTCCATCTGTTGTCGGGCATGTGGAAAACTCCTGCTGAGAGATGTTTCTTATGGCTTGGTGGCTTTCGTTCATCTGAGGTTCTCAAG CTTCTTATGAATCAACTGGAGCCTTTGACGGAACAGCAGTTGTTGAGTGTTACCAACTTGCAGCAATCCTCCCAACAGGCAGAAGATGCATTGTCTCAAGGGATGGAGGCATTGCAGCAGTCTCTGGCAGAGACGTTGTCCAGTGGATCTCCTGGCTCATCTGGTTCATCTGGAAATGTGGCAAACTACATGGGTCAAATGGCCATGGCCATGGGAAAGCTAGGGACTCTTGAGGGCTTCATTCGCCAG GCTGACAATCTGCGGCAGCAAACTCTACAGCAACTGCATCGAATATTGACAACTCATCAGTCTGCTCGTGCACTTCTTGCCATACATGACTATTTTTCTCGTTTACGAGCTCTTAGTTCTCTGTGGCTTGCCCGACCAAGAGAGTGA
- the LOC119995156 gene encoding NADH dehydrogenase [ubiquinone] 1 alpha subcomplex subunit 6-like has protein sequence MAFTLKAVKVPPNSASLEEARIRMFDFFKSACRSIPSVMEIYNLHDVVTPSQLRSSIASQIRRNSNVTNPKVIDMLLFKGLEELNNITEHAKQRHHIIGQYVLGRQDLVQDLDTKDEKSSGFLRKFYESNYF, from the exons ATGGCCTTTACCTTGAAAGCCGTGAAGGTACCGCCGAACTCGGCTTCCCTGGAGGAGGCCAGGATCCGGATGTTCGATTTCTTCAAATCGGCGTGCAGATCCATACCTAGTGTAATGGAAATCTATAACCTTCACGATGTCGTTACCCCCTCCCAGCTCCGCTCCAGCATCGCCTCCCAGATCCGCAGGAACTCTAACGTAACCAATCCCAAG GTGATTGATATGCTGCTTTTCAAGGGACTGGAAGAACTGAACAACATTACGGAGCATGCAAAACAAAGGCATCACATAATTGGACAGTATGTACTGGGTCGCCAAGATCTTGTGCAGGATTTGGATACCAAAGATGAAAAATCGTCAGGATTTCTTAGGAAATTCTATGAGAGCAACTACTTTTGA